One Pseudomonas entomophila genomic window carries:
- a CDS encoding cupin domain-containing protein produces the protein MKHARPQAIPTVQVDTDEVIVTEWRFAPGAETGRHLHGHDYVVVPMTDGTLLLETPEGEKQAALVAGQSYFRKAGVEHNVINASDHEIVFIETELK, from the coding sequence ATGAAGCACGCTCGCCCCCAGGCTATCCCCACCGTGCAGGTGGACACCGACGAAGTGATCGTCACCGAATGGCGCTTCGCCCCTGGCGCCGAAACCGGGCGTCATCTGCATGGCCATGATTATGTGGTGGTACCGATGACCGATGGCACCTTGCTGCTGGAGACCCCGGAAGGTGAGAAGCAGGCGGCGCTGGTAGCGGGGCAGAGTTATTTTCGCAAGGCGGGGGTCGAGCACAATGTGATCAATGCCAGTGACCACGAGATCGTGTTCATCGAGACCGAGTTGAAGTAG
- the ychF gene encoding redox-regulated ATPase YchF, with protein MGFNCGIVGLPNVGKSTLFNALTKSGIAAENFPFCTIEPNSGIVPMPDARLNALAEIVKPNRILPTTMEFVDIAGLVAGASKGEGLGNKFLANIRETDAIAHVVRCFEDENVIHVSNSVDPKRDIEIIDLELIFADLDSCEKQLQKVARNAKGGDKDALAQKAILEKLIPHFTEGKPARSLMKNMADDEKAVIRGFHLLTSKPVMYIANVAEDGFDNNPHLDVVKAIAEEEGAVVVPVCNKIEAEIAELDEGEEKDMFLEALGLEEPGLNRVIRAGYELLNLQTYFTAGVQEVRAWTVRVGATAPQAAGVIHTDFEKGFIRAEVVAYDDFIQFKGEGGAKEAGKWRLEGKDYIVKDGDVMHFRFNV; from the coding sequence ATGGGTTTCAATTGCGGCATCGTCGGCCTGCCCAACGTCGGCAAGTCCACCCTGTTCAACGCCCTGACCAAGTCTGGCATCGCGGCGGAGAACTTCCCCTTCTGCACCATCGAGCCGAACAGCGGCATCGTGCCGATGCCCGACGCGCGCCTCAACGCCCTGGCCGAGATCGTCAAGCCGAACCGCATCCTCCCCACCACCATGGAGTTCGTCGACATCGCCGGCCTGGTCGCCGGTGCCTCGAAGGGTGAAGGCCTGGGCAACAAGTTCCTCGCCAACATCCGCGAAACCGACGCCATCGCCCACGTGGTGCGCTGCTTCGAAGACGAGAACGTGATCCACGTCTCCAACAGCGTCGACCCCAAGCGCGACATCGAGATCATCGACCTCGAGCTGATCTTCGCCGACCTCGACAGCTGCGAGAAGCAACTGCAGAAGGTCGCGCGCAACGCCAAGGGCGGTGACAAGGATGCCCTGGCACAGAAGGCCATCCTGGAAAAACTGATTCCGCACTTCACCGAAGGCAAGCCGGCACGCAGCCTGATGAAAAACATGGCTGACGACGAGAAGGCCGTGATTCGTGGCTTCCACCTGCTGACCAGCAAGCCGGTGATGTACATCGCCAACGTTGCCGAAGACGGTTTCGACAACAACCCGCACCTGGACGTGGTCAAGGCCATCGCCGAGGAAGAAGGCGCGGTCGTGGTGCCGGTGTGCAACAAGATCGAAGCCGAGATCGCCGAGCTGGACGAAGGCGAAGAGAAGGACATGTTCCTCGAGGCCCTGGGCCTGGAAGAGCCCGGCCTGAACCGCGTGATCCGCGCCGGCTACGAGCTGCTGAACCTGCAGACGTACTTCACTGCTGGCGTGCAGGAAGTGCGTGCCTGGACCGTCCGTGTCGGCGCCACCGCGCCGCAAGCCGCTGGCGTGATCCACACCGACTTCGAGAAAGGCTTCATCCGCGCCGAAGTGGTGGCCTATGACGACTTCATCCAGTTCAAGGGTGAAGGCGGTGCCAAGGAAGCCGGCAAATGGCGCCTGGAAGGCAAGGACTACATCGTCAAGGACGGTGACGTGATGCACTTCCGCTTCAACGTCTGA
- the pth gene encoding aminoacyl-tRNA hydrolase, with protein MTAIQLIVGLGNPGPEYEQTRHNAGALFVERLASAQRVSLTADKKYFGLTAKFSHQGNDVRLLIPTTYMNRSGQSVAALANFFRIKPEAILVAHDELDLPPGVAKLKRGGGHGGHNGLRDIIAQLGNQNDFHRLRLGIGHPGDAKLVSNFVLGRAPRAEQEKLDASIDFALGVMPDVLAGDFAKAMRELHSQKA; from the coding sequence GTGACCGCCATCCAGTTGATCGTCGGCCTGGGTAACCCCGGCCCCGAATACGAACAGACCCGGCATAACGCAGGGGCTCTTTTCGTTGAACGCCTTGCCAGTGCCCAGCGCGTGTCGCTGACCGCTGACAAGAAGTATTTCGGCCTGACGGCTAAGTTCAGCCATCAAGGCAACGATGTTCGTTTGCTGATCCCCACCACCTACATGAACCGTAGCGGCCAGTCCGTGGCGGCTCTGGCCAATTTCTTCCGCATCAAGCCGGAAGCGATCCTGGTGGCCCACGACGAACTCGACCTGCCCCCCGGCGTCGCCAAGCTCAAGAGAGGCGGCGGCCATGGCGGGCACAACGGCCTGCGCGACATCATCGCGCAGCTCGGCAACCAGAACGACTTCCACCGCCTGCGGCTTGGCATCGGCCACCCGGGCGACGCCAAACTGGTCTCCAACTTCGTCCTGGGTCGCGCGCCGCGCGCCGAGCAGGAGAAGCTCGACGCCAGCATCGATTTTGCCCTCGGCGTGATGCCCGACGTGCTTGCCGGCGACTTCGCCAAGGCGATGCGCGAACTGCACAGCCAGAAGGCCTGA
- a CDS encoding 50S ribosomal protein L25/general stress protein Ctc, whose amino-acid sequence MTDFILNAQARTDLGKGASRRLRHSANIPAVVYGGDKEAQSLTIVAKEIAKLFENEAAFSHVIELNVDGAKQNVVVKAMQRHPAKGFIMHADFVRVVAGQKLTAKVPVHFVGEEAPIKKGGEISHVVSEIEVSCEAKDLPEFIEVDLSKAEVGTIIHLSDLKAPKGVEFVALAHGDDKAVANVHAPRVAAEAAEGAAE is encoded by the coding sequence ATGACTGACTTCATCCTGAACGCCCAAGCGCGTACTGACCTGGGGAAAGGTGCGAGCCGCCGCCTGCGTCACTCCGCCAACATCCCTGCCGTTGTCTACGGTGGCGATAAAGAAGCCCAATCCCTGACCATCGTGGCCAAGGAAATCGCCAAGCTGTTCGAAAACGAAGCTGCCTTCAGCCACGTGATCGAACTGAACGTCGATGGCGCTAAACAAAACGTCGTGGTCAAGGCCATGCAGCGTCACCCGGCCAAAGGCTTCATCATGCACGCCGACTTCGTTCGCGTCGTTGCTGGCCAGAAGCTGACCGCCAAGGTTCCAGTTCACTTCGTCGGCGAAGAAGCCCCGATCAAGAAAGGCGGCGAGATCTCGCACGTCGTTTCCGAGATCGAAGTGTCCTGCGAAGCCAAGGACCTGCCTGAGTTCATCGAAGTCGACCTGTCCAAGGCCGAAGTCGGCACCATCATCCACCTGTCGGACCTGAAAGCTCCGAAAGGCGTAGAGTTCGTCGCTCTGGCCCACGGTGATGACAAAGCTGTTGCCAACGTCCACGCCCCGCGCGTTGCCGCTGAAGCTGCTGAAGGCGCTGCCGAGTAA
- a CDS encoding ribose-phosphate pyrophosphokinase encodes MSKMMVFTGNANPDLARRVVRQLHIPLGDVSVGKFSDGEISAEINENVRGKDVFIIQPTCAPTNDNLMELVVMADAFRRSSASRITAVIPYFGYARQDRRPRSARVAISAKVVADMLTVVGIDRVLTVDLHADQIQGFFDIPVDNIYGSPVLVDDIEDQRFENLMIVSPDIGGVVRARAVAKSLGVDLGIIDKRREKANHSEVMHIIGDVEGRTCILVDDMVDTAGTLCHAAKALKEHGAAKVYAYCTHPVLSGRAIENIEKSVLDELVVTNTVPLSAAAQACDRIRQLDIAPVVAEAVRRISNEESISAMFR; translated from the coding sequence GTGTCCAAGATGATGGTCTTCACGGGGAATGCAAACCCCGATCTGGCTCGGCGTGTCGTACGTCAGCTGCATATTCCACTGGGTGACGTTTCTGTCGGTAAATTCTCCGACGGCGAAATCAGTGCTGAAATCAACGAAAATGTCCGCGGTAAAGACGTCTTCATCATTCAGCCCACCTGTGCCCCAACCAACGACAATCTGATGGAACTGGTAGTGATGGCCGATGCCTTCCGCCGCTCCTCAGCGTCGCGAATCACCGCCGTGATTCCCTACTTCGGATACGCCCGCCAGGACCGCCGTCCGCGTTCGGCACGTGTAGCCATCAGCGCCAAAGTCGTCGCTGACATGCTCACTGTCGTGGGTATCGACCGTGTACTCACCGTCGACCTGCACGCTGACCAGATCCAGGGTTTCTTCGATATCCCCGTCGACAACATCTACGGCTCGCCCGTACTGGTCGACGACATCGAAGACCAGCGTTTTGAGAACCTGATGATCGTTTCCCCGGACATCGGTGGTGTGGTGCGTGCTCGTGCCGTCGCCAAGTCCCTGGGTGTCGATCTCGGTATCATCGACAAGCGCCGCGAGAAGGCTAACCACTCCGAGGTGATGCACATCATCGGCGACGTCGAAGGACGCACCTGCATCCTGGTAGACGACATGGTCGACACCGCCGGCACCCTGTGCCACGCGGCCAAGGCCCTGAAAGAACACGGTGCCGCCAAGGTCTACGCCTACTGCACGCACCCTGTCCTGTCGGGCCGCGCGATCGAGAACATCGAGAAGTCGGTACTGGACGAGCTGGTGGTGACCAACACCGTGCCGCTGTCCGCCGCTGCTCAAGCCTGTGACCGTATCCGCCAGCTGGATATCGCACCGGTTGTCGCTGAAGCGGTACGCCGCATCAGCAACGAAGAATCGATCAGCGCGATGTTCCGCTAA
- the ispE gene encoding 4-(cytidine 5'-diphospho)-2-C-methyl-D-erythritol kinase: MEKLTLPAPAKLNLWLHITGRRADGYHELETVFQFLDHGDELSFSLREDGVIHLHSEIADVPHDSNLIVRAARKLQEQSGTKLGADIWLHKVLPMGGGIGGGSSDAATTLLALAHLWQLDWDADRLAALGLTLGADVPVFVRGHAAFAQGVGEQLTPVDPAEPWYVVLVPQVSVSTAEIFSHPELTRDSLPLKMRPVPEGNSRNDCQPVVEQRYPEVRNALISLGKFTEARMTGTGSCVFGAFPSKAEADRVLALLSETQTGFVAKGSNVSMLHRKLQSLIKKSSS, from the coding sequence ATGGAAAAGCTCACCCTGCCGGCCCCGGCCAAGCTCAACCTGTGGCTGCATATCACCGGCCGCCGCGCCGATGGCTATCACGAGCTGGAAACCGTGTTCCAGTTTCTCGACCACGGCGATGAACTGAGCTTCTCGCTTCGCGAGGATGGCGTGATCCATCTCCACAGCGAAATCGCCGACGTGCCCCACGACAGCAACCTGATCGTGCGCGCCGCACGCAAGCTCCAGGAGCAGTCCGGCACCAAACTCGGCGCTGACATCTGGCTGCACAAGGTACTGCCCATGGGCGGCGGCATCGGTGGTGGCAGCTCCGACGCGGCGACCACGCTGCTGGCGCTCGCCCACCTGTGGCAACTGGACTGGGACGCGGATCGCCTGGCCGCGCTGGGCCTCACCCTCGGTGCCGACGTGCCGGTGTTCGTGCGTGGCCACGCCGCGTTCGCCCAGGGTGTCGGCGAGCAACTGACCCCGGTCGACCCCGCCGAACCCTGGTACGTCGTGCTGGTGCCGCAAGTGTCTGTCAGCACAGCGGAAATTTTTTCGCATCCGGAGTTGACACGTGATTCTCTCCCCCTTAAGATGCGCCCCGTTCCCGAGGGAAACAGTCGAAATGACTGCCAACCGGTAGTAGAGCAACGTTACCCCGAAGTTCGCAATGCGCTGATTTCACTGGGTAAATTCACGGAAGCTCGAATGACCGGCACTGGAAGTTGTGTGTTTGGGGCCTTCCCAAGCAAAGCCGAAGCTGATAGAGTTCTGGCCCTTCTTTCAGAGACCCAAACAGGGTTTGTGGCGAAAGGAAGCAATGTTTCGATGTTGCATCGCAAGCTGCAAAGTCTGATCAAGAAGTCGAGTTCATAA
- the lolB gene encoding lipoprotein insertase outer membrane protein LolB: MFLRHCITFTLIALLAGCAGFGSKEAVQGQGNPQLWRQHKQQLSSLDGWQINGKVGIRAPRDSGSGTLFWLQRQDYYDIRLAGPLGRGAARLTGRPGGVMLEVANQGRFEADSPEALLEEQLGWRLPVSHLVWWVRGLPAPDSKSQLTLDGDSRLARLTQDGWQVEYLSYIEQNGYWLPERLKLHGENIDVTLVVKDWQPRQLGH, from the coding sequence ATGTTCCTGCGTCATTGCATCACCTTCACCCTCATCGCCCTGCTCGCCGGCTGCGCCGGCTTCGGCAGCAAGGAAGCCGTGCAAGGCCAGGGCAACCCGCAACTGTGGCGCCAGCACAAGCAACAGCTGAGCAGCCTCGACGGCTGGCAGATCAACGGCAAGGTCGGCATCCGCGCGCCCCGCGACTCGGGCAGCGGCACGCTGTTCTGGCTGCAGCGCCAGGACTACTACGACATCCGCCTGGCCGGCCCGCTCGGCCGTGGCGCCGCACGCCTGACCGGCCGCCCCGGCGGGGTGATGCTGGAGGTGGCCAACCAGGGCCGCTTCGAAGCCGACAGCCCCGAGGCCTTGCTGGAAGAACAGCTCGGCTGGCGCCTGCCGGTCTCGCACCTGGTCTGGTGGGTGCGCGGCCTGCCCGCCCCGGACAGCAAGAGCCAGCTCACCCTCGACGGCGACAGCCGCCTGGCCCGCCTGACACAGGATGGCTGGCAGGTCGAGTACCTCAGCTATATAGAGCAGAACGGCTACTGGCTGCCCGAGCGCCTGAAGCTGCACGGCGAGAACATCGACGTCACCCTGGTGGTCAAGGACTGGCAACCACGCCAGCTGGGGCACTGA
- a CDS encoding tetratricopeptide repeat protein, which produces MNRPYALLLAFALLQGCQSLAPQKTDDQPPAANAGKSAEKPVVYGSFTQDTLYSLLVAELAGQRNRFDIALANYADQAQKTQDPGVSERAYRIAEYLGADEPALDSALIWARNDPQNLDAQRAAAIQLARAGRYDDSMAYMEKVLQGKGDTHFDFLALSAAETDQATRDGLMQSFDRLLVKYPDNGQLVFGKALLLNQDDKPEQALELLESHPAQNGEIAPILLRARLLQGLDRGPEALPLLRGAIRDNPDDKRLHLTYARTLVEQDRINDAKAEFESLLQQYPEDDEIRYSLALVCLETKQWDEAEGYLQEMVERDANPDAAHLNLGRIREERHQPAAALREYALVGAGPDYLPAQLRQADILIANGRSAEASRLLAEAREAQPDYAIQLYLIEAESLGNNGKEAQAAQVLEQAIKRYPDDLNLLYTRAMLAEKRNDLGQMEKDLRAIIAREPENAMALNALGYTLADRTTRYTEAKALIDKAHQLTPDDPAVLDSLGWVAYRMGNLDEAERQLRQAFERFPDHEVAAHLGEVLWANGKRREARQVWGKGFEAQPDSPILRKTLLRLTGSESL; this is translated from the coding sequence ATGAACAGACCCTACGCATTGCTGCTTGCCTTCGCCCTGCTCCAGGGCTGCCAGAGCCTGGCCCCGCAGAAGACGGACGACCAACCGCCCGCCGCCAACGCCGGCAAGAGCGCGGAAAAGCCCGTGGTGTATGGGTCGTTCACCCAAGACACGCTGTACAGCCTGCTGGTGGCCGAGCTGGCCGGCCAGCGCAACCGCTTCGACATCGCCCTGGCCAACTACGCCGACCAGGCGCAGAAGACTCAAGACCCAGGCGTCTCCGAGCGCGCCTACCGCATCGCCGAATACCTCGGTGCCGACGAGCCGGCCCTGGACAGCGCGCTGATCTGGGCGCGCAACGACCCGCAGAACCTCGACGCCCAGCGCGCCGCAGCCATCCAGCTGGCCCGCGCCGGGCGCTACGACGACTCCATGGCGTACATGGAGAAAGTGCTGCAGGGCAAGGGCGACACCCACTTCGACTTCCTCGCGCTGTCCGCCGCCGAAACCGACCAGGCCACCCGTGACGGCCTGATGCAGAGCTTCGACCGCCTGCTGGTGAAGTATCCCGACAACGGCCAGCTGGTGTTCGGCAAGGCACTGCTGCTGAACCAGGACGACAAGCCCGAACAGGCCCTTGAACTGCTGGAAAGCCACCCGGCGCAGAACGGCGAAATCGCCCCGATTCTGTTGCGCGCCCGCCTGCTGCAAGGGCTGGACCGTGGCCCGGAAGCGCTGCCGCTGCTGCGCGGGGCGATCCGCGACAACCCTGACGACAAGCGCCTGCACCTCACGTATGCGCGCACCCTGGTCGAGCAGGACCGCATCAACGATGCCAAGGCCGAATTCGAAAGCCTGCTGCAGCAATACCCGGAAGACGACGAGATCCGCTACTCCCTGGCCCTGGTGTGCCTGGAAACCAAGCAGTGGGATGAAGCCGAAGGCTACCTGCAGGAAATGGTCGAGCGCGACGCCAACCCCGATGCCGCCCACCTGAACCTCGGTCGCATCCGCGAGGAACGCCACCAGCCGGCTGCCGCCCTGCGCGAGTACGCCCTGGTCGGCGCGGGCCCGGACTACCTGCCGGCGCAACTGCGCCAGGCCGACATCCTCATCGCCAATGGCCGCAGCGCGGAGGCCTCGCGCCTGCTCGCCGAAGCTCGCGAGGCGCAGCCCGACTACGCGATCCAGCTGTACCTGATCGAAGCCGAAAGCCTGGGCAACAACGGCAAGGAGGCCCAGGCAGCGCAGGTGCTGGAGCAGGCGATCAAGCGCTACCCGGACGACCTCAACCTGCTCTACACCCGCGCCATGCTCGCCGAGAAGCGCAACGACCTGGGGCAGATGGAAAAAGACCTGCGCGCCATCATCGCCCGCGAGCCGGAAAACGCCATGGCCCTCAACGCCCTGGGCTACACCCTGGCCGACCGCACCACCCGCTACACCGAGGCCAAAGCCCTGATCGACAAGGCCCACCAGCTGACCCCGGACGACCCGGCGGTGCTCGACAGCCTGGGCTGGGTCGCCTACCGCATGGGCAACCTCGACGAAGCCGAACGCCAACTGCGCCAGGCCTTCGAACGCTTCCCCGACCATGAAGTCGCCGCCCACCTGGGCGAAGTGCTGTGGGCCAACGGCAAGCGCCGCGAAGCCCGCCAGGTCTGGGGCAAGGGCTTCGAGGCCCAACCCGACAGCCCCATCCTGCGCAAGACCCTCCTGCGCCTGACCGGATCCGAGAGCCTGTAA
- a CDS encoding Hcp family type VI secretion system effector, which yields MATPAYMAVTGEKQGLITAGAFTADSVGNTYQEGHEDQVMVQGFEHEVIIPRDPQSGQPTGQRVHKPVKITKVFDKASPLLLAALTSGERMTKVEIKWYRTSAQGTQEHYYTTVLEDAIIVDIKDYMHNCQDPANAHFTHLEDVYFTYRKITWTHEVSGTSGSDDWRAPVAG from the coding sequence ATGGCAACTCCCGCCTACATGGCCGTCACCGGCGAAAAACAAGGTCTGATCACCGCTGGCGCCTTCACCGCCGACTCGGTGGGCAACACCTACCAGGAAGGCCACGAAGACCAGGTCATGGTCCAGGGCTTCGAGCACGAAGTGATCATCCCGCGTGACCCGCAGTCCGGCCAGCCGACCGGCCAGCGCGTGCACAAGCCGGTGAAGATCACCAAGGTCTTCGACAAGGCCTCGCCGCTGCTGCTGGCCGCCCTGACCTCGGGCGAGCGCATGACCAAGGTCGAGATCAAGTGGTACCGCACCTCGGCCCAGGGCACTCAAGAGCACTACTACACCACCGTCCTGGAAGACGCGATCATCGTCGACATCAAGGACTACATGCACAACTGCCAGGACCCGGCCAACGCCCACTTCACCCACCTGGAAGACGTGTACTTCACCTACCGCAAGATCACCTGGACCCACGAAGTGTCCGGTACTTCCGGTTCCGACGACTGGCGCGCGCCGGTCGCGGGCTAA